The proteins below are encoded in one region of Buttiauxella gaviniae:
- the tag gene encoding DNA-3-methyladenine glycosylase I, protein MMRCGWVSQDPLYIEYHDKEWGVPVTDGQHLFEMICLEGQQAGLSWITVLKKRENYRRCFKNFDPQAVALLQPEDVDELVQDAGIIRHRGKIEAIINNAKAYLAMEANGEKFPEFVWSFVDNKTQVTRAATLAEIPTTTPASDALSKALKKRGFKFVGSTICYSFMQACGLVNDHVTGCFCHPDNLK, encoded by the coding sequence ATGATGCGTTGTGGATGGGTATCCCAGGACCCGCTCTATATTGAGTATCACGATAAGGAATGGGGCGTGCCGGTGACTGATGGCCAACATCTTTTCGAGATGATCTGCCTTGAGGGGCAACAGGCAGGTTTATCATGGATAACGGTGCTGAAAAAGCGTGAAAACTACCGCCGCTGCTTTAAAAACTTCGACCCACAAGCGGTAGCATTACTGCAGCCGGAAGATGTCGACGAGCTCGTGCAGGATGCGGGTATTATCCGCCACCGTGGAAAAATCGAAGCCATCATCAATAACGCAAAAGCGTACCTGGCGATGGAAGCCAACGGCGAGAAATTCCCGGAGTTTGTCTGGTCGTTTGTAGATAACAAAACTCAAGTTACCCGGGCGGCAACGCTGGCTGAAATCCCAACCACCACGCCAGCCTCCGATGCGCTATCAAAAGCGCTAAAAAAACGCGGCTTCAAGTTTGTTGGCTCGACCATCTGTTATTCGTTTATGCAGGCCTGCGGGCTGGTCAACGACCATGTCACCGGCTGTTTCTGCCACCCTGATAATCTCAAATGA
- a CDS encoding N-acetyltransferase: MIRRLQPDEMDDLIEIWLASTIQAHPFISESYWHESESIVRNVYIPQSATWVFIHQDELQEKMVGFISVLDPQFIGALFVSEPFIGKGIGQALMEHVKTHYPELSLEVYQKNHRAVHFYHHQGFRIEESAWQNETHHPTWIMSWQAQKTR, from the coding sequence ATGATTCGCCGCTTACAGCCCGATGAAATGGATGATCTGATTGAAATCTGGTTAGCCAGCACCATTCAGGCTCATCCGTTTATCAGCGAAAGCTACTGGCATGAAAGTGAGTCCATCGTACGCAATGTCTATATTCCGCAGTCTGCGACCTGGGTCTTTATTCATCAGGATGAGCTTCAGGAAAAAATGGTGGGATTTATTAGCGTACTGGATCCACAGTTTATCGGCGCACTGTTTGTCAGCGAGCCTTTTATTGGCAAAGGAATCGGGCAGGCGTTGATGGAACACGTTAAAACGCACTACCCAGAACTGAGCCTCGAGGTTTACCAGAAGAACCATCGGGCGGTGCATTTTTATCATCACCAGGGCTTTCGCATTGAAGAGAGCGCCTGGCAAAATGAAACGCACCATCCGACCTGGATTATGAGTTGGCAGGCCCAGAAAACGCGGTAA
- a CDS encoding molybdopterin guanine dinucleotide-containing S/N-oxide reductase, with amino-acid sequence MSSHKKVLTAAHWGPMLVETDGERVLASTGALDTGHENSLQSAVPDQVHSKARVQFPMARKGFLASPDAPLGVRGKDEYVRISWDEALQLIHQQHQRIRTNFGAASIFAGSYGWRSNGVLHKAATLLQRYMSLAGGYTGHLGDYSTGAAQVIMPYVVGSNEVYQQQTSWPLVLEHSDVVVLWSANPLNTLKIAWNASDEQGVKYFEQLKNSGKTVIAIDPMRSETVDFFGEKAQWIAPNMGTDVALMLGIAHTLVKHGWHDAQFLARCTYGYDKFANYLLGESDGVPKTAEWAAEICGVPSETIEYLARLFSEKRTMLMSGWGMQRQQYGEQKHWMLVTLAAMLGQIGTPGGGFGLSYHYANGGNPTRRAAVLGSMQGSVANGVDAVEKIPVARIVEALENPGGEYQHNGQQKTFPDIRMLWWAGGGNFTHHQDTNRLINAWQKPELVVISECFWTAAAKHADIVLPITTSFERNDLTMTGDYSNQHLVPMKQVVSPQGEARNDFDVFAKLSALWEEGGETRFTEGKTELQWLEEFYEIARQRGAAQQVELPEFQQFWESNQLIEMPENEKSADFIRFADFTRDPQANPLKTPSGKIEIYSERIASFGYADCPPHPTWLAPDEWQGSAEPGQLQLLSSHPAHRLHSQLNYAALREKYAIAGREPLTLHPKDAAERGIVDGDLVRVWNARGQVLVGALVTDGIKPGVVCIHEGAWPDLNDQKLCKNGAVNVLTRDIPTSRLANGCAANSSLVWAEKYLGPVPTVTAFSGPANS; translated from the coding sequence TTGTCATCACACAAGAAAGTCTTAACGGCCGCTCACTGGGGACCGATGCTGGTTGAAACGGACGGAGAGCGTGTCCTCGCTTCAACTGGCGCATTGGATACCGGGCATGAAAACTCATTACAAAGCGCGGTACCCGACCAGGTACATAGCAAAGCCCGTGTGCAATTTCCTATGGCCCGCAAAGGATTTCTTGCTTCCCCGGATGCCCCGCTTGGCGTGCGCGGTAAGGATGAGTATGTGCGCATTAGTTGGGATGAAGCGTTGCAGCTCATTCATCAGCAGCACCAACGTATTCGCACAAACTTTGGCGCGGCGTCCATTTTCGCTGGTTCCTACGGCTGGCGTTCTAATGGCGTGCTCCATAAAGCCGCGACGTTATTGCAGCGCTATATGAGCCTGGCTGGCGGGTATACAGGGCATCTGGGGGATTATTCCACCGGTGCCGCACAGGTGATCATGCCGTATGTGGTGGGCTCCAATGAAGTTTACCAGCAGCAAACCAGTTGGCCTTTGGTGCTTGAGCACAGTGATGTGGTGGTGCTCTGGAGTGCCAACCCGCTGAATACGCTGAAAATTGCCTGGAACGCCAGCGACGAGCAGGGCGTGAAGTATTTCGAGCAACTGAAAAATAGCGGTAAAACGGTAATTGCCATTGATCCGATGCGTTCGGAAACGGTGGATTTCTTCGGTGAAAAGGCGCAGTGGATTGCCCCGAATATGGGCACCGATGTAGCACTGATGCTGGGCATCGCCCACACGCTGGTTAAACACGGCTGGCACGACGCGCAATTCCTGGCGCGCTGCACTTACGGTTACGACAAATTCGCGAACTATTTACTCGGTGAATCAGACGGTGTGCCAAAAACCGCTGAGTGGGCCGCAGAGATTTGCGGTGTTCCTTCAGAAACCATCGAATATCTGGCGCGGTTGTTCAGCGAAAAACGCACCATGCTGATGTCCGGCTGGGGCATGCAGCGTCAGCAGTATGGCGAGCAAAAGCACTGGATGCTGGTGACGCTTGCGGCCATGCTCGGGCAAATCGGTACCCCCGGCGGTGGTTTTGGGCTCTCTTATCACTATGCAAACGGCGGGAACCCTACGCGCCGTGCGGCGGTGTTGGGTTCCATGCAGGGCTCGGTGGCAAACGGAGTTGATGCGGTGGAAAAAATCCCGGTCGCCCGTATTGTTGAAGCCCTGGAAAACCCCGGCGGCGAGTATCAGCATAACGGGCAGCAAAAAACCTTCCCGGATATTCGTATGCTGTGGTGGGCGGGCGGCGGGAATTTTACGCACCATCAGGACACCAATCGCCTGATCAACGCCTGGCAAAAACCGGAGCTGGTGGTGATTTCCGAATGCTTCTGGACGGCGGCGGCAAAACACGCGGATATTGTGTTGCCGATCACCACATCGTTTGAGCGTAACGATTTGACGATGACCGGCGACTACAGCAACCAGCATCTGGTGCCGATGAAGCAGGTGGTTTCCCCGCAGGGCGAAGCACGCAATGATTTTGATGTTTTTGCGAAGCTCAGCGCGTTGTGGGAAGAGGGCGGTGAAACGCGTTTCACGGAAGGCAAAACCGAGCTGCAATGGCTGGAAGAATTCTATGAAATCGCCCGCCAGCGCGGGGCGGCGCAACAGGTGGAGTTACCGGAGTTTCAGCAGTTCTGGGAAAGTAACCAACTGATTGAAATGCCGGAAAATGAAAAGAGTGCCGATTTTATCCGCTTCGCTGATTTCACACGCGATCCGCAGGCCAATCCTTTAAAAACACCAAGCGGGAAAATTGAAATTTACTCCGAGCGTATCGCCAGTTTTGGCTACGCCGATTGCCCGCCGCACCCGACCTGGCTTGCTCCGGACGAATGGCAGGGCAGCGCTGAACCCGGCCAGCTACAACTGCTTTCATCTCATCCGGCCCACCGCCTGCACAGCCAACTTAATTATGCGGCACTTCGTGAGAAATACGCGATTGCCGGACGCGAACCGTTAACGTTGCACCCAAAAGATGCTGCAGAGCGTGGCATTGTCGACGGCGATTTAGTGCGGGTATGGAACGCGCGCGGGCAGGTGTTGGTTGGGGCGCTGGTGACGGACGGAATCAAACCTGGCGTGGTGTGTATTCATGAAGGGGCGTGGCCAGATCTGAATGACCAGAAGCTGTGTAAAAACGGGGCGGTGAACGTGCTGACGCGGGATATTCCCACCTCAAGGCTGGCAAACGGCTGTGCGGCTAACTCGTCGCTGGTGTGGGCCGAAAAATATCTCGGCCCGGTGCCAACGGTTACCGCGTTTTCTGGGCCTGCCAACTCATAA
- a CDS encoding OmpA family lipoprotein: MKKRVMMIAAIVCGTLAVSGCTTNPYTGEREAGKSGIGAGIGSLVGAGVGVLSSSKKDRGKGALIGAAAGAALGGGVGYYMDAQEAKLRDKMQGTGVSVTRNGDNIVLNMPNNVTFDSSSATLKPAGANTLTGVAMVLKEYPKTAVNVVGYTDSTGSNDLNMKLSQQRADGVGSALITQGVAANRVRTTGAGPANPIASNSTTEGKAQNRRVEITLSPLS; this comes from the coding sequence ATGAAAAAACGCGTCATGATGATTGCCGCTATTGTTTGCGGCACGTTAGCAGTTTCTGGTTGTACTACCAACCCTTACACCGGCGAACGTGAAGCAGGAAAGTCAGGGATCGGTGCGGGCATTGGCTCGCTGGTAGGCGCAGGCGTCGGCGTGCTCTCTTCATCGAAAAAAGATCGCGGTAAAGGCGCGCTGATCGGTGCCGCAGCGGGTGCAGCATTAGGCGGTGGCGTCGGTTATTATATGGATGCCCAGGAAGCGAAACTGCGTGACAAAATGCAGGGAACCGGTGTGAGCGTGACGCGTAATGGCGACAACATCGTCCTTAACATGCCAAATAACGTCACCTTCGACAGCAGCAGCGCAACGCTGAAACCTGCTGGTGCGAACACCCTAACCGGCGTGGCAATGGTTCTGAAAGAATATCCAAAAACGGCGGTTAACGTCGTGGGTTACACCGACAGCACCGGCAGTAACGACCTGAACATGAAACTTTCCCAACAGCGTGCAGACGGTGTGGGCAGCGCGTTGATTACCCAGGGTGTGGCCGCTAACCGCGTGCGCACCACGGGTGCAGGCCCGGCAAATCCAATTGCCAGCAACAGCACGACTGAAGGTAAGGCGCAAAACCGCCGCGTAGAAATTACGCTAAGCCCGCTGTCTTAA
- a CDS encoding type I toxin-antitoxin system toxin TisB codes for MGLMELAILFLKLMVALLQLLEGIMKYVK; via the coding sequence ATGGGCTTGATGGAACTGGCTATCTTGTTTCTGAAACTCATGGTTGCGTTGCTGCAACTGCTTGAAGGCATCATGAAATACGTTAAGTAA
- the emrD gene encoding multidrug efflux MFS transporter EmrD, whose protein sequence is MKKLANIHLLMMLILLVAVGQMTQTIYIPSIPDMAQELGVRSGAIQRVMAAYLLTYGVSQLFYGPISDRIGRRPVILAGMSIFILATVWALFTTSLPSLVIASALQGMGTGVAGVMARTMPRDLYEGASLRQANSLLNMGILVSPLLAPVIGGMLDSVWGWRACYGFLLVLCIIVAFCMLRWLPETRPVQEKPQRLLASYKTLLGSGSFNCYLLMLVGGLAGVAVFEACSGVLMGGVLGLNGVVVSILFILPIPAAFFGSWYAGRQNARFSSLMWQAVLSCLFAGILMWIPGWFGVMNIWTLLVPAALFFFGAGMLFPLATSGAMEPFPFLAGTAGALVGGLQNIGSGAMAWFSALLPQTGQFSLGMLMTAMGVMILFCWLPLSHKFQQHGEAV, encoded by the coding sequence ATGAAAAAGTTAGCTAATATTCACCTGCTGATGATGTTAATTCTGCTGGTTGCCGTCGGGCAGATGACGCAGACCATTTATATTCCGTCGATTCCCGATATGGCTCAGGAATTAGGCGTGCGCAGCGGCGCTATCCAGCGCGTGATGGCCGCATATCTGCTCACTTATGGCGTCTCACAGCTTTTTTATGGGCCGATTTCAGACCGCATTGGCCGCCGTCCGGTGATTCTGGCTGGCATGAGTATTTTTATCCTCGCCACGGTGTGGGCCTTGTTTACCACCAGTTTGCCGTCACTAGTGATCGCCAGTGCATTACAAGGCATGGGGACAGGTGTCGCTGGCGTAATGGCTCGAACCATGCCGCGCGACCTCTACGAAGGCGCATCGCTTCGCCAGGCCAATAGCCTGTTAAACATGGGGATTCTGGTCAGCCCATTATTGGCTCCGGTGATAGGTGGCATGCTCGATTCGGTCTGGGGCTGGCGGGCGTGCTACGGTTTCCTGCTGGTGCTGTGCATCATTGTCGCGTTCTGTATGTTGCGCTGGCTGCCGGAAACACGTCCGGTACAGGAGAAACCGCAGCGTCTGCTGGCGAGCTATAAAACGCTGCTCGGCAGCGGTTCGTTTAATTGCTATCTGCTGATGTTGGTTGGCGGGCTTGCGGGCGTGGCGGTGTTTGAAGCCTGTTCCGGCGTGTTGATGGGTGGCGTGCTGGGGCTTAACGGTGTGGTCGTCAGTATTCTGTTTATTCTGCCAATTCCGGCGGCATTTTTTGGCTCATGGTACGCGGGCCGTCAGAACGCACGGTTTTCCTCGCTGATGTGGCAGGCGGTTTTAAGCTGCCTTTTTGCCGGTATTTTGATGTGGATTCCGGGCTGGTTCGGCGTAATGAATATCTGGACGCTGCTGGTGCCTGCCGCCTTGTTCTTCTTTGGTGCGGGGATGCTGTTCCCACTGGCAACCAGCGGCGCGATGGAGCCGTTTCCGTTTCTCGCTGGCACTGCAGGCGCGCTGGTTGGCGGCCTGCAAAATATCGGTTCCGGTGCGATGGCGTGGTTTTCCGCCCTGCTGCCACAAACCGGGCAGTTCAGCCTCGGCATGCTGATGACGGCGATGGGCGTGATGATTTTATTCTGCTGGCTGCCGCTGTCGCATAAGTTTCAGCAGCACGGCGAGGCGGTTTAG
- a CDS encoding amino acid ABC transporter ATP-binding protein, translating into MIHVNDLQKQFGKTHVLRGISCDIAPQEVVCVIGPSGSGKSTFLRCLNALEKPDGGEVLVNGFAVHDPKTNLNTLRAGVGMVFQRFNLFPHMTVLENLTMAPMSLKGLSKAEAVSRAEKLLQKVGLIDKIDAWPSSLSGGQQQRVAIARALAMEPSIILFDEPTSALDPELVGEVLAVMKQLALEGMTMVIVTHEMGFAREVADRVVFIDQGVIQEQGPPSQLFSNPTNPRTKEFLSKVL; encoded by the coding sequence GTGATTCACGTTAACGATTTACAGAAACAGTTTGGCAAAACCCATGTGTTGCGTGGCATCTCTTGCGACATTGCGCCGCAGGAAGTGGTGTGCGTCATTGGCCCGTCCGGTTCCGGTAAGAGTACTTTCTTGCGCTGTTTAAACGCGCTGGAAAAACCAGATGGTGGCGAAGTTTTGGTGAACGGTTTTGCGGTTCACGATCCGAAAACCAACCTGAATACGCTGCGTGCAGGCGTGGGAATGGTGTTTCAGCGTTTTAATCTTTTCCCGCACATGACGGTGCTGGAAAACCTGACGATGGCGCCGATGTCACTGAAAGGGCTTTCGAAAGCGGAAGCGGTATCACGTGCGGAAAAGCTGCTGCAAAAAGTGGGCTTGATCGACAAAATCGACGCCTGGCCTTCAAGCCTTTCCGGTGGGCAGCAGCAGCGCGTGGCGATTGCCCGTGCGCTGGCTATGGAGCCGTCAATCATTCTGTTTGATGAACCAACTTCTGCGCTTGACCCTGAGCTGGTGGGCGAAGTGCTAGCGGTAATGAAACAGCTAGCGCTGGAAGGCATGACGATGGTTATCGTAACGCACGAAATGGGCTTTGCCCGTGAAGTGGCCGACCGCGTGGTGTTTATCGACCAGGGTGTGATTCAGGAGCAAGGCCCGCCGTCGCAGCTTTTCAGCAACCCGACGAACCCGCGTACTAAAGAGTTTTTGAGTAAGGTGCTTTAG